The Sesamum indicum cultivar Zhongzhi No. 13 linkage group LG2, S_indicum_v1.0, whole genome shotgun sequence genome contains a region encoding:
- the LOC105155401 gene encoding heptahelical transmembrane protein 2, translating into MKKRRARSGFSFSGQAAAAAGGGGGGSKEKEKEKAKAKGRVLLKYEALPEYLKDNEFIRDYYRCEWPLKDVVLSIFSLHNETLNIWTHFLGFMIFMGMMVMSLTEKMSIENVIATLFGERSDGWLTSKTIYRSNASNAFFTDSYVGQIARSPIVHASKDSDSVPLWPWLVFLVGAMTCLIFSTVSHLFACHSQRFYYFFWRLDYTGIALMIICSFFAPIYYAFSDHPYWRFCYLSSITLVGFLVVLTLLTPALSSSHFRSLRAGLFLFMGFLGVIPATHAVILHWDQHQIRVSLVYEIVMGFLYGIGAFFYVTRIPERWKPGAFDIVGHSHQIFHVFVVAAALAHCAATLIIMEWRRCLPA; encoded by the exons atgaagaaacgAAGAGCAAGGAGCGGCTTCAGCTTTTCGGGGcaggcggcggcggcggccggtggcggtggtggtggtagtaaggagaaggagaaggagaaggcGAAGGCGAAGGGGAGGGTGCTGCTGAAGTACGAGGCGTTGCCGGAGTATTTGAAGGATAATGAGTTTATAAGGGACTATTACAGATGTGAATGGCCCTTGAAAGATGTTGTTCTCAGCATTTTCTCCTTGCACAACGAAACTTTGAACATTTGGAC GCATTTTTTGGGATTTATGATATTCATGGGGATGATGGTAATGAGCTTGACAGAGAAAATGAGCATCGAGAACGTGATAGCGACCTTGTTTGGGGAGAGAAGCGACGGATGGCTGACTTCCAAAACGATCTACAGATCCAACGCCTCCAATGCTTTCTTTACG GATTCTTATGTGGGACAGATTGCTCGATCACCAATCGTGCATGCCAGTAAAGATTCTGATTCAGTTCCCTTATGGCCTTGGCTTGTTTTCTTGGTGGGAGCAATGACCTGTTTGATATTCAGCACAGTGTCCCACCTCTTCGCCTGCCACTCCCAACGCTTCTACTACTTCTTCTGGAGACTGGACTACACCGGCATTGCCCTCATGATTATCTGTTCCTTTTTTGCCCCAATATACTACGCCTTCTCAGATCACCCCTACTGGCGCTTCTGTTATCTCTCCTCGATCACTTTAGTCGGCTTTCTAGTCGTTCTGACTCTACTCACACCGGCTCTATCAAGTAGCCATTTCAGGTCATTGAGGGCCGGCCTCTTCCTCTTCATGGGGTTCTTAGGAGTAATTCCGGCTACTCATGCAGTGATCCTCCACTGGGATCAGCACCAAATACGCGTGTCGCTTGTGTATGAGATCGTCATGGGGTTTTTGTATGGAATTGGGGCATTCTTTTACGTCACTAGGATCCCGGAGAGATGGAAACCTGGTGCGTTTGATATTGTAGGTCACAGTCATCAGATTTTCCACGTTTttgttgttgctgctgctCTTGCTCATTGTGCAGCCACCCTTATTATCATGGAATGGCGACGATGTTTGCCTGCTTGA